The following are from one region of the Nostoc cf. commune SO-36 genome:
- a CDS encoding TspO/MBR family protein → MIKSWMVIGGVAFLVALAANVITPSDRQWFKRLLRPRWLTFEGAIPIIWTVIFICGAWSAYIVWEKDPGSTPTWLIMGLYLLLEIVTIAYTPVMFRLRSLKVGTILGGTGFIICALLILAVLSISGWAALLLVPYLLWSPIGTYTTWKMISLNPQDA, encoded by the coding sequence ATGATTAAATCTTGGATGGTGATTGGAGGGGTCGCTTTCTTGGTTGCTTTAGCAGCTAACGTAATTACGCCTAGCGATCGCCAATGGTTCAAGCGCTTACTAAGACCGAGATGGCTAACTTTTGAGGGTGCGATTCCTATTATCTGGACTGTAATATTTATTTGCGGTGCATGGTCAGCTTATATTGTCTGGGAAAAAGATCCAGGAAGCACCCCAACCTGGTTAATCATGGGTTTATACTTGCTTTTAGAAATTGTAACCATTGCCTATACACCTGTAATGTTTAGGCTTCGCAGTTTGAAAGTGGGTACAATTCTCGGTGGCACAGGTTTTATCATTTGTGCTTTATTGATACTTGCAGTTTTAAGTATTTCTGGTTGGGCAGCATTGCTATTAGTTCCTTATTTGCTGTGGAGTCCCATTGGTACTTATACCACT